Proteins encoded together in one Kutzneria kofuensis window:
- a CDS encoding alpha-L-fucosidase has translation MTTFPRRTALGLALGATVLATVSTTATGAAFAASTAPNPVPVPLDGLFDNDGIDTATAHDGNFDGSGYTFPAEGLPSGQVTVDGVPFAFPTPTGKNNIVAMGQQIPLPKGRYVTALFLTACSYGATGGTATVHYADGSTSEAQLGGADWYSGSGQLVAPFRYTPGGGTDQNPVSIGTSQVWIDPNRDAVAITLPTTNPAVEGQSSLHVFALSLQPVTVGKAVTLRGTKSTTSLLTDAGPQVVEATLVNLGTEWITPQDQLTVSVDVQGGHTVAPATVDWLAPGDEAKLRIGIRKDQRVDDGTTVTGTIAAKSKKDTLASASAPILLGIPDYQPADTSLNTHQAPYWFQDAKFGIFIHWGVYSVPAWSPPGKQYAEWYWNWMQDPSNAVYDYHRQTYGETFNYDDFIPQFKAEKWNPLDWLNLFVDAGARYYVLTSKHHEGFALWDSKVSGRTAAKLGPKRDLVKDLFAASRKHTPQLRNGLYFSMPEWFNPDNPWMGHPPRNPYTGAAVPYTGYASGRDFVLDYQLPQMLELVHGYDPDVIWCDIGGVNDSRRLMAEYFNHAKDRPRPKDVTINDRSGISVHDFTTPEYTTYPNTVVAKWEASRGLDPRSYGYNRATPDDMYMTAEEVVHTLVDIVSKNGNFLLDIGPRADGTIPEIMQTRLRQTGAWLKVNGESIYDTSYWSRQAQLGDLRFTTKRDAFYITSLTAPGSKLTVSAPVPIRSGDKVTMLGYPKPLTWTTTGSSLVIDVPPAAVSADQYAWVFKISRR, from the coding sequence ATGACGACCTTCCCCAGACGGACCGCCCTGGGACTGGCCCTGGGCGCCACCGTGCTCGCCACGGTGTCCACCACGGCCACGGGGGCCGCCTTCGCGGCGTCCACCGCACCGAATCCGGTCCCCGTCCCGCTCGACGGCCTCTTCGACAACGACGGCATCGACACCGCCACCGCCCATGACGGCAACTTCGACGGATCCGGCTACACCTTCCCGGCCGAGGGCTTACCCAGCGGCCAGGTCACGGTGGACGGCGTCCCGTTCGCCTTCCCGACGCCGACCGGCAAGAACAACATCGTGGCCATGGGTCAGCAGATCCCGCTGCCCAAAGGCCGCTACGTCACGGCCCTGTTCCTCACGGCCTGCTCGTATGGCGCGACCGGCGGCACGGCGACCGTCCACTACGCCGACGGCAGTACCAGCGAGGCCCAGCTGGGCGGGGCCGACTGGTACTCCGGCAGCGGCCAGCTCGTCGCCCCGTTCCGCTACACGCCGGGCGGCGGCACCGACCAGAATCCGGTGTCGATCGGCACCTCGCAGGTCTGGATCGACCCGAACCGGGACGCGGTGGCGATCACCCTGCCGACCACCAATCCCGCCGTCGAGGGCCAGTCCAGCCTGCACGTGTTCGCGCTCAGCCTGCAGCCGGTGACCGTCGGCAAGGCGGTCACGCTGCGCGGCACGAAGTCCACGACCAGCCTGCTGACCGACGCCGGTCCGCAGGTCGTGGAGGCGACGCTGGTCAACCTCGGCACGGAATGGATCACCCCGCAGGACCAGCTGACGGTCTCCGTGGACGTCCAGGGCGGCCATACGGTCGCGCCGGCGACCGTGGACTGGCTCGCGCCCGGCGACGAAGCGAAACTGCGCATCGGCATCCGCAAGGACCAACGCGTCGACGACGGCACGACGGTGACCGGCACCATCGCGGCGAAGTCCAAAAAGGACACACTGGCGAGTGCGAGCGCCCCGATCCTGCTGGGCATACCGGATTACCAACCGGCCGACACGTCGCTGAACACCCACCAGGCCCCGTACTGGTTCCAGGACGCCAAGTTCGGCATCTTCATCCACTGGGGCGTCTACTCGGTGCCGGCCTGGTCGCCGCCGGGCAAGCAGTACGCGGAGTGGTACTGGAACTGGATGCAGGACCCGTCCAACGCGGTCTACGACTACCACCGCCAGACCTACGGCGAGACCTTCAACTACGACGACTTCATCCCGCAGTTCAAGGCGGAGAAGTGGAACCCGCTGGACTGGCTGAACCTGTTCGTCGACGCCGGCGCGCGCTACTACGTGCTGACCTCCAAGCACCACGAGGGTTTCGCGCTCTGGGACTCCAAGGTCTCCGGCCGCACCGCCGCCAAGCTGGGGCCGAAACGCGACCTGGTCAAGGACCTGTTCGCGGCGTCGAGAAAGCACACTCCCCAGCTGCGCAACGGTTTGTACTTCTCGATGCCGGAGTGGTTCAACCCGGACAACCCGTGGATGGGCCACCCGCCGCGCAACCCGTACACCGGCGCAGCGGTCCCCTACACCGGCTACGCGAGCGGACGGGATTTCGTGCTCGACTACCAGCTGCCGCAGATGCTGGAGCTGGTGCACGGCTACGACCCGGACGTGATCTGGTGCGACATCGGCGGCGTCAACGACAGCCGGCGGCTGATGGCGGAGTACTTCAACCACGCCAAGGACCGGCCGCGGCCGAAGGACGTGACGATCAACGACCGGTCGGGCATCTCGGTGCACGACTTCACCACACCCGAGTACACGACGTACCCGAACACGGTGGTGGCCAAGTGGGAGGCCAGCCGCGGCCTGGATCCCCGTTCGTACGGCTACAACCGAGCCACCCCGGACGACATGTACATGACCGCCGAGGAGGTCGTGCACACGCTGGTGGACATCGTCAGCAAGAACGGCAACTTCCTGCTGGACATCGGCCCGCGGGCGGACGGCACCATCCCGGAGATCATGCAGACCCGGCTGCGGCAGACCGGCGCGTGGCTCAAGGTCAACGGCGAGTCGATCTACGACACGTCGTACTGGTCGCGGCAGGCGCAGCTGGGTGATCTGCGATTCACGACCAAACGCGACGCCTTCTACATCACGTCGCTGACCGCGCCGGGCAGCAAGCTCACGGTCAGCGCCCCGGTGCCGATCCGCAGTGGGGACAAGGTGACGATGCTCGGCTACCCGAAGCCGCTGACCTGGACGACGACCGGCAGCTCGCTGGTGATCGACGTGCCGCCGGCGGCGGTTTCCGCAGATCAGTACGCATGGGTGTTCAAGATCAGCAGGCGCTGA
- the ald gene encoding alanine dehydrogenase, translating to MRIAVPREIKNHEYRVALTPAGAHELVTRGHDVFVQAGAGVGSSIPDEDYLAAGAKVLATADDVWAEGELVLKVKEPIAPEYAKLRAGQTLFTYLHLAADRPLTDALIASGNTAIAYETVQTANGALPLLAPMSEVAGRLSAQVGAYSLMRPSGGRGVLPGGVPGVRPARVVVIGGGVAGVNAATIAAGMGSDVEILDTNVDRLRQIDREFHGRIRTVTSNRYALEQAVLEADLVIGAVLVAGAKAPKLVSNELVSRMKPGSVLVDISIDQGGCFEDSRPTTHDDPTYKVHNSVFYCVANMPGAVPNTSTYALTNVTLPYAVALADKGWQQALRDDKALALGLNVHDGKLVNEPVAVAHGLPHTPLSEVITF from the coding sequence GTGCGGATCGCCGTCCCCCGCGAGATCAAGAACCACGAGTACCGCGTCGCGCTGACCCCGGCCGGCGCGCACGAGCTGGTCACCCGTGGCCACGACGTGTTCGTGCAGGCCGGGGCCGGTGTCGGCTCCTCCATCCCGGACGAGGACTACCTCGCCGCCGGCGCCAAGGTGCTGGCCACCGCCGACGACGTGTGGGCCGAGGGCGAGCTGGTGCTCAAGGTCAAGGAGCCGATCGCGCCCGAGTACGCCAAGCTGCGCGCCGGCCAGACCCTGTTCACCTACCTGCACCTGGCCGCCGACCGCCCGCTCACCGACGCGCTCATCGCGTCCGGCAACACCGCGATCGCGTACGAGACCGTGCAGACCGCGAACGGCGCGCTGCCGCTGCTGGCCCCGATGTCCGAGGTCGCGGGCCGGCTGTCCGCGCAGGTCGGCGCCTACTCCCTGATGCGCCCCTCCGGCGGCCGCGGCGTGCTGCCCGGCGGCGTGCCCGGCGTCCGCCCGGCCCGCGTCGTGGTGATCGGCGGCGGCGTGGCCGGCGTGAACGCGGCGACCATCGCCGCCGGCATGGGCTCCGACGTGGAGATCCTGGACACCAACGTGGACCGGCTGCGCCAGATCGACCGCGAGTTCCACGGCCGGATCCGCACCGTCACCTCCAACCGCTACGCGCTGGAGCAGGCCGTGCTGGAGGCCGACCTGGTGATCGGCGCGGTGCTGGTGGCCGGCGCGAAGGCGCCGAAGCTGGTCAGCAACGAGCTGGTGTCGCGGATGAAGCCGGGCTCGGTTCTGGTCGACATCTCCATCGACCAGGGCGGCTGCTTCGAGGACTCGCGGCCGACCACGCACGACGACCCGACCTACAAGGTGCACAACTCGGTGTTCTACTGCGTGGCCAACATGCCGGGCGCGGTGCCGAACACCTCCACCTACGCGCTGACCAACGTGACCCTGCCGTACGCGGTCGCGCTGGCGGACAAGGGCTGGCAGCAGGCGCTGCGCGACGACAAGGCGCTGGCGCTGGGCCTCAACGTGCACGACGGCAAGCTGGTCAACGAGCCCGTCGCGGTGGCGCACGGGCTCCCGCACACCCCGCTGAGCGAAGTCATCACCTTCTGA
- a CDS encoding glycoside hydrolase 5 family protein, which yields MRFGANYTPSKHWWHTWLDFEPDSIRRDLDQLAGLGLDHVRVFPIWPVFQPNRGVIREKAVEQLLDLVRMGAEAGLDVTVDGIQGHLSSFDFYPSWTQTWHHRNVFTDPDVLEGQALLLRTLATALRGEPNFLGMTLGNEMNNLVAHNPCTAAEVDVWLDRLLEVVNTADPDHPHCHSAFDDAWYVDDHPFTPLASATKGAMTTVHPWVFTLNAARRYGPQSTEIHHLAEYGTELARAYGTVDRVIWVQEVGAPAPHIPVEHAVEYAEQTIANVATCKNVWGLTWWCSHDVDRKFIDYPELEYGLGLFDADGNAKPLAKAVANAVHAELPKPVDRTTALLFDGKRSSSGPGGAFFEAWMRLAKEGQRPAIVMDTTPEYLAARGVTEVLTV from the coding sequence ATGAGGTTCGGCGCCAACTACACGCCCAGCAAGCACTGGTGGCACACCTGGCTGGACTTCGAGCCGGACTCGATCCGCCGCGACCTGGACCAACTGGCCGGCCTGGGCCTGGACCACGTGCGGGTGTTCCCGATCTGGCCGGTGTTCCAACCCAACCGCGGCGTGATCCGGGAGAAGGCGGTCGAGCAGCTGCTGGACCTGGTTCGCATGGGCGCCGAGGCGGGCTTGGACGTCACGGTGGACGGCATCCAGGGCCACCTGTCGAGCTTCGACTTCTACCCCTCCTGGACGCAGACCTGGCACCACCGCAACGTCTTCACCGATCCGGACGTCCTGGAGGGCCAGGCCCTGCTGCTGCGCACGCTGGCCACGGCGCTGCGCGGGGAGCCGAACTTCCTGGGAATGACGCTGGGCAACGAGATGAACAATCTGGTCGCGCACAACCCGTGCACGGCAGCCGAGGTGGACGTCTGGCTGGACCGGCTGCTCGAGGTGGTCAACACGGCCGATCCGGACCACCCGCACTGCCATTCGGCCTTCGACGACGCCTGGTACGTCGACGACCACCCGTTCACCCCGCTGGCCAGCGCGACCAAGGGCGCCATGACCACGGTCCACCCCTGGGTCTTCACGCTGAACGCGGCCCGTCGTTACGGTCCGCAGTCGACGGAGATCCACCACCTCGCCGAGTACGGCACGGAGCTGGCCCGCGCCTACGGCACGGTGGACCGGGTGATCTGGGTGCAGGAGGTGGGCGCGCCGGCCCCGCACATCCCGGTCGAGCACGCCGTGGAGTACGCGGAGCAAACGATTGCCAACGTGGCGACCTGCAAGAACGTCTGGGGTCTTACGTGGTGGTGCTCGCACGACGTGGACCGGAAGTTCATCGACTACCCGGAGCTGGAGTACGGCCTCGGCCTGTTCGACGCGGACGGCAACGCGAAGCCGCTGGCCAAGGCGGTGGCCAACGCCGTGCACGCAGAGTTGCCGAAGCCGGTGGACCGCACGACGGCCCTGCTGTTCGACGGCAAGCGCAGTTCCTCCGGGCCGGGCGGCGCGTTCTTCGAGGCCTGGATGCGGTTGGCCAAGGAGGGCCAGCGGCCGGCGATCGTCATGGACACGACGCCGGAGTACCTGGCGGCCCGGGGCGTGACCGAGGTCTTGACAGTGTGA
- a CDS encoding GlxA family transcriptional regulator, protein MHTVAVLALPGVIPFDLATPIEVFQRTPGYQVRVCGCEPEIDAGLFTLRAPWGLEALGSADTIILPGCSGFDVPVEVVSALREAASRGARLASICSGAFILAATGLLDGLRATTHWAGAAELASRYPLIDVDPDVLYVDNGQFLTSAGAAAGLDLCLHLIRRDHGSAVAADAARLSVMPLEREGGQAQFIVHDLPPVPRGTELEKLLAWMEENSVRELTLDEIAAQAGMSTRTLNRRFREQTGTSPLRWLHRARVRRAQHLLEATDEPVERIAVRTGFGSPTAFREHFKRIVGTSPQAYRAAFTPTSG, encoded by the coding sequence ATGCACACCGTCGCCGTGCTGGCCCTGCCTGGTGTCATCCCGTTCGACCTGGCCACGCCCATCGAGGTGTTCCAGCGGACCCCCGGCTACCAGGTCCGGGTCTGCGGTTGCGAGCCGGAGATCGACGCCGGCCTGTTCACGCTGCGTGCCCCGTGGGGCCTGGAGGCGCTCGGTTCGGCGGACACGATCATCCTGCCCGGCTGCTCGGGGTTCGACGTGCCGGTCGAGGTGGTTTCCGCCTTGCGGGAGGCGGCTTCGCGCGGCGCCCGGCTTGCGTCCATCTGCTCCGGGGCGTTCATCCTCGCCGCGACGGGGTTGTTGGACGGCCTGCGCGCCACCACACATTGGGCCGGCGCGGCCGAGCTGGCCTCGCGATACCCGCTGATCGACGTGGATCCCGATGTCCTGTACGTCGACAACGGCCAGTTCCTCACCTCGGCCGGCGCCGCCGCCGGGCTCGACCTGTGCCTGCACCTCATCCGCCGCGACCACGGTTCCGCCGTCGCCGCCGACGCCGCGCGGCTTTCCGTGATGCCGCTGGAACGTGAGGGCGGTCAGGCGCAGTTCATCGTGCACGACCTGCCGCCCGTGCCGCGCGGGACCGAGTTGGAGAAGTTGTTGGCGTGGATGGAGGAGAACTCCGTTCGGGAGCTCACTCTGGACGAGATCGCCGCGCAGGCCGGCATGAGCACCCGGACCCTGAACCGCCGCTTCCGTGAACAGACCGGCACTTCGCCGTTGCGCTGGCTGCACCGGGCTCGGGTCCGCCGCGCGCAGCATCTGTTGGAGGCCACGGACGAACCCGTGGAGCGGATCGCCGTGCGGACCGGATTCGGCTCCCCGACGGCGTTTCGTGAGCACTTCAAGCGGATCGTCGGAACCAGCCCGCAGGCCTACCGGGCTGCTTTCACGCCCACCTCCGGCTGA
- a CDS encoding SIR2 family NAD-dependent protein deacylase, whose protein sequence is MTRIAVLTGAGISTDSGIPDYRGPQGEWTRDPKAQNLFTYESFMGDAETRREFWRRYEKHPAWEAEPNEAHRALAKLPNTRVLTQNVDGLHQKAGTPARKVLELHGSMHRTVCTRCGEGFNTKEILGGDKSCPKCGGILKLGVTLFGENLDADVLGQARNIAAVSDVFLAIGSSLQVEPAAALCAVAVRAGARLMIVNRDPTPYDDLAAERITEPIGTAVPRLCEELSR, encoded by the coding sequence ATGACCAGGATCGCGGTGTTGACGGGGGCGGGGATCTCGACGGACTCGGGCATCCCGGATTACCGCGGCCCGCAGGGGGAGTGGACCAGGGACCCGAAGGCGCAGAACCTCTTCACGTACGAGAGCTTCATGGGGGACGCGGAGACGCGCCGGGAGTTCTGGCGGCGGTACGAGAAGCACCCGGCGTGGGAGGCGGAGCCGAACGAGGCGCATCGGGCGCTGGCGAAGCTGCCGAACACGAGGGTGCTGACGCAGAACGTGGACGGCCTGCACCAGAAGGCGGGAACGCCGGCGAGAAAGGTGTTGGAGCTGCACGGAAGCATGCACAGGACGGTGTGCACGCGGTGCGGCGAGGGCTTCAACACCAAGGAAATCCTCGGCGGGGACAAGAGCTGCCCGAAGTGCGGAGGAATCCTGAAGCTCGGGGTGACACTGTTCGGCGAGAACCTGGACGCGGACGTGCTGGGCCAGGCGAGGAACATCGCGGCGGTGAGCGATGTGTTCCTGGCGATCGGCAGCTCGCTGCAGGTGGAACCGGCGGCGGCGCTGTGCGCGGTGGCGGTGCGAGCCGGGGCACGGCTGATGATCGTGAACCGCGATCCGACGCCGTACGACGATCTGGCGGCGGAGAGGATCACGGAACCGATCGGGACAGCGGTGCCCCGGCTCTGCGAGGAACTCAGCCGCTGA
- a CDS encoding DUF6228 family protein, whose translation MEDDGTAVRLGGPEGWIRLWNRTHPYDDEMLAFCIEIGAVDMTARAHRVVVFNEAPEKFVGELAESFEGWSGTRVWESLDRDVRIGATYKSGGRGDMTWSLAPWRERDAWSASVTVRGVEAGEEMRRLAEDMRVLLG comes from the coding sequence GTGGAGGACGACGGCACGGCGGTGAGGTTGGGCGGCCCGGAGGGGTGGATCCGCCTGTGGAACCGGACGCATCCGTACGACGACGAGATGCTGGCTTTCTGTATCGAGATCGGGGCGGTGGACATGACGGCGCGGGCGCACCGGGTGGTGGTGTTCAACGAAGCGCCGGAGAAGTTCGTGGGGGAGTTGGCGGAGAGCTTCGAGGGGTGGAGCGGGACGAGGGTGTGGGAAAGCCTGGATCGGGATGTGCGGATCGGGGCGACGTACAAGTCGGGCGGGCGCGGGGATATGACGTGGTCTCTCGCGCCGTGGCGGGAGAGGGATGCGTGGAGCGCGTCGGTGACGGTGAGAGGAGTGGAGGCGGGAGAAGAGATGCGGAGGTTGGCGGAGGACATGAGGGTGCTACTGGGGTGA
- a CDS encoding glycoside hydrolase family 88 protein: MASRSRWSLAIACSLVAGALLPTAASAAPTVCSEEAPIRAAADHWIAGNSKPADSTWFNSLFIKGDIEAYKLTGDAKYLNYATAWAVHNKWKLPTGTPNLDGPEAAQEYIDLYQLDPKHPASDIADAKAYVDKETKKVEGGNTSDMDYVDAVRLGALSAFAYFGGSKNIDAMAKLFAYPESHIYDKKNSLWWRDSRWVGTTQHWSRGNGWIVAALTDTIANLPAGDTHRAHYISLLQDMFAKLRSTQQPGGYWTADVDHPSAYPAPESSGTSLYTYGMAKAIQAGYLDSATYLPVVQKAWGWLKGTALRSNGVVGYVQGPSSHPSQYQPISPTATSNYGVGMFLMAGVEAAKSTPGCSFSG, encoded by the coding sequence GTGGCATCTCGTTCCCGGTGGTCGCTTGCGATCGCCTGTTCCCTGGTCGCCGGGGCACTGCTCCCGACCGCGGCCTCGGCCGCGCCGACCGTCTGTTCCGAGGAGGCCCCCATCCGGGCCGCCGCCGACCACTGGATCGCCGGCAACTCCAAGCCGGCCGACTCCACCTGGTTCAACTCCCTGTTCATCAAGGGCGACATCGAGGCGTACAAGCTGACCGGCGACGCCAAGTACCTCAACTACGCGACCGCGTGGGCCGTCCACAACAAGTGGAAGCTGCCCACCGGCACACCCAACCTCGACGGCCCCGAAGCCGCCCAGGAGTACATCGACCTCTACCAACTCGACCCCAAGCACCCCGCCAGTGACATCGCCGACGCCAAGGCCTATGTCGACAAGGAGACCAAGAAGGTCGAGGGCGGCAACACGTCCGACATGGACTACGTCGACGCCGTCCGCCTCGGCGCCCTGTCGGCCTTCGCCTACTTCGGCGGCAGCAAGAACATCGACGCCATGGCCAAGCTGTTCGCCTATCCCGAGAGCCACATCTACGACAAGAAGAACTCCCTGTGGTGGCGGGATTCCCGCTGGGTCGGCACCACCCAGCACTGGTCCCGCGGCAACGGCTGGATCGTCGCCGCCCTCACCGACACCATCGCCAACCTCCCCGCCGGCGACACCCACCGCGCCCACTACATCTCCCTGCTGCAGGACATGTTCGCCAAGCTGAGGTCCACTCAACAGCCCGGCGGCTACTGGACTGCTGACGTCGACCACCCCTCCGCCTACCCCGCCCCCGAGTCCAGCGGCACGTCCCTCTACACCTACGGCATGGCCAAGGCCATCCAGGCCGGCTACCTCGACTCGGCGACGTACCTGCCCGTCGTCCAGAAGGCTTGGGGTTGGCTGAAGGGCACCGCCCTGCGCTCCAACGGCGTTGTCGGCTATGTGCAGGGACCGTCCTCGCACCCGTCCCAGTACCAGCCCATCAGCCCCACTGCCACCAGCAACTACGGCGTGGGAATGTTCCTCATGGCCGGCGTCGAAGCCGCGAAGTCGACCCCAGGCTGCTCCTTCAGCGGCTGA
- a CDS encoding L-serine ammonia-lyase, whose product MAISVFDLFSVGIGPSSSHTVGPMRAACMFVSRLRAAGRFDSVARVHVELFGSLGATGHGHGSPKAVMLGLEGSQPELCDPTDADDRVAHIRSSCRLVLGGSREIEFVEDTDLIMHRRKQLPLHPNGMSFAAFASDGSSLDSAVYYSVGGGFIVDETATGTDRIKQDETVLPHPFLSGDELLARTRESGLSISDVMLANELSWRPETEVRSGLLHIWHVMQECVERGCTVEGTLPGGLKVRRRAADLRRTLAAEHFTTDPLRVMDWVTLFALAVNEENAAGGRVVTAPTNGAAGIVPAVLHYYSRFVPGASDDGVVRFLLTAGAIGVLFKENASISGAEVGCQGEVGSACSMAAAGLAEVLGGTPEQVENAAEIAMEHNLGLTCDPIGGLVQIPCIERNALASIKAITAARMALRGDGAHFVSLDKVIKTMRDTGRDMKDKYKETARGGLAVNVIEC is encoded by the coding sequence ATGGCCATCAGCGTTTTCGACCTTTTCTCGGTGGGGATCGGTCCGTCCAGCTCGCACACCGTCGGGCCGATGCGGGCCGCCTGCATGTTCGTCTCACGTCTGCGGGCCGCCGGCCGGTTCGACTCCGTCGCCCGCGTCCACGTCGAGCTGTTCGGCTCCCTCGGCGCCACCGGGCACGGTCACGGCAGCCCCAAGGCCGTCATGCTCGGTCTCGAGGGTTCACAGCCCGAGCTGTGCGACCCCACCGACGCCGACGACCGCGTCGCCCACATCCGGTCCAGTTGTCGGCTCGTTCTGGGCGGTTCCCGGGAGATCGAGTTCGTCGAGGACACCGACCTGATCATGCACCGCCGCAAGCAACTTCCGTTGCACCCCAACGGAATGAGCTTCGCCGCCTTCGCTTCCGACGGCTCCTCGCTGGATTCCGCCGTCTACTACTCCGTCGGCGGTGGCTTCATCGTCGACGAGACCGCCACCGGGACGGACCGGATCAAGCAGGACGAGACCGTCCTGCCGCACCCGTTCCTCTCCGGCGACGAACTCCTTGCCCGGACCCGGGAATCCGGCCTGTCCATCAGCGATGTCATGCTGGCCAACGAGTTGTCCTGGCGTCCCGAGACCGAGGTTCGCTCCGGTCTGCTGCACATCTGGCACGTCATGCAGGAGTGTGTCGAGCGGGGTTGCACCGTCGAGGGCACCCTCCCCGGCGGTCTCAAGGTCCGCCGCCGCGCCGCCGACCTCCGGCGGACTCTCGCCGCCGAGCACTTCACCACCGACCCCCTGCGGGTCATGGACTGGGTCACCCTGTTCGCCCTCGCCGTCAACGAGGAAAACGCCGCCGGCGGCCGCGTGGTCACCGCCCCCACCAACGGCGCCGCCGGCATCGTCCCCGCCGTGCTGCACTACTACTCCCGCTTCGTCCCCGGCGCCTCCGACGACGGCGTCGTTCGCTTCCTGCTCACCGCCGGCGCCATCGGCGTCCTGTTCAAGGAGAACGCCTCCATCTCCGGCGCCGAGGTCGGCTGCCAGGGCGAGGTCGGCTCCGCCTGCTCCATGGCCGCCGCTGGTCTCGCCGAGGTTCTCGGCGGCACCCCCGAGCAGGTCGAGAACGCCGCCGAGATCGCCATGGAGCACAACCTCGGGCTCACCTGCGACCCCATCGGCGGCCTCGTGCAGATCCCGTGCATCGAACGCAACGCCCTCGCCTCCATCAAGGCCATCACCGCCGCCCGCATGGCCCTCCGTGGCGACGGCGCCCACTTCGTCTCCCTCGACAAGGTCATCAAGACCATGCGCGACACCGGCCGCGACATGAAGGACAAGTACAAGGAGACGGCCCGCGGCGGCCTCGCGGTGAACGTCATCGAGTGCTGA
- a CDS encoding PucR family transcriptional regulator, with protein MVTVQGVVDRVGPTMLRAVHAAAAPQSVTDVVIAEPGRRNVIAAGDLVLGVAVGGRKDAVDLIRHSRGAAGVLLKQPQAGDKEVLNAAKEAEIAIVEVRQEAAWAQLVWLLRAVLDAAADDESDGDVEQFGDLFRLADAVAAVIDAPVTIEDANSRVLAYSSRQDRTDPARVSTIMGRRVPDDVLARFRSRGVFRQLSKGRSVIFVPAQRDGTLPRLIVPIRMGGELLGSMWAVVDGEVSDERSAAFADTGPVVALHLLRRRARVDAERMRSAELVRAVLSGSTGGRTAAAELGLDEQPHRVIAIDAASEDAADAEGVRLALWERMTRGVGRRPAVADLHGVLYAVVPDKGWTQLREVLSTGEPLVAAGAPVALTDLPLSRSQADETLALLRTGLVGTRLAGYEEVWSSLVLHRVAAASKASGVAELGPLAGLKEMDLDTLYQWLRHPGDPREASRALRIHPNTFRYRMKKIGEVVDLDDPDVRLALLAQLVTLKWA; from the coding sequence GTGGTGACCGTGCAGGGTGTCGTCGACCGGGTGGGGCCGACGATGCTGCGCGCCGTGCACGCGGCGGCGGCGCCGCAGAGCGTGACGGACGTGGTGATCGCGGAGCCGGGACGCCGGAACGTGATCGCGGCCGGAGACCTGGTGCTGGGGGTCGCGGTCGGCGGGCGGAAGGACGCGGTCGACCTGATACGGCACTCCAGGGGCGCGGCGGGAGTGCTGCTGAAGCAACCGCAGGCCGGCGACAAGGAGGTGCTCAACGCCGCCAAGGAAGCCGAGATCGCGATCGTCGAGGTACGGCAGGAGGCGGCCTGGGCGCAGCTGGTCTGGCTGTTGCGGGCGGTGCTGGACGCGGCCGCCGACGACGAGTCGGACGGCGACGTCGAGCAGTTCGGCGACCTGTTCCGGCTGGCCGACGCGGTGGCGGCGGTGATCGACGCGCCGGTGACGATCGAGGACGCGAACTCCCGCGTGCTGGCCTATTCGTCCCGGCAGGACCGCACCGACCCGGCTCGGGTGTCGACGATCATGGGCCGCCGGGTGCCGGACGACGTGCTGGCCCGGTTCCGGTCGCGGGGCGTGTTCCGCCAGCTCAGCAAGGGCCGATCGGTGATCTTCGTGCCGGCGCAGCGGGACGGCACGCTGCCGCGGTTGATCGTGCCGATCCGGATGGGCGGCGAGCTGCTGGGCTCGATGTGGGCGGTGGTCGACGGCGAGGTCAGCGACGAGCGTTCGGCGGCGTTCGCGGACACCGGCCCGGTCGTCGCGTTGCATCTGCTCAGGCGCCGTGCCCGCGTCGACGCGGAGCGGATGCGTTCGGCCGAACTGGTCAGGGCGGTGTTGTCCGGCTCGACCGGCGGCCGGACCGCGGCGGCGGAGCTGGGCCTGGACGAGCAACCCCACCGGGTGATCGCGATCGACGCCGCCAGCGAGGATGCCGCCGACGCCGAGGGCGTTCGCCTCGCGTTGTGGGAGCGCATGACGCGAGGCGTGGGCCGCCGGCCGGCGGTCGCGGACCTGCACGGCGTCCTCTACGCAGTGGTCCCGGACAAGGGCTGGACCCAGCTCCGGGAGGTGCTCTCCACCGGCGAACCGCTGGTCGCCGCCGGCGCCCCGGTCGCCCTCACGGACCTTCCGCTGTCACGGTCCCAGGCCGACGAAACGTTGGCACTGCTGCGAACCGGCCTCGTCGGCACGAGACTCGCCGGCTACGAGGAGGTGTGGTCGTCGCTGGTGCTGCACCGCGTCGCCGCCGCCTCGAAGGCCTCCGGCGTCGCCGAACTCGGGCCGCTTGCCGGGCTCAAGGAGATGGACCTCGACACGCTGTACCAGTGGCTGCGGCACCCCGGCGATCCCCGTGAGGCGAGCCGGGCGCTGCGGATCCACCCGAACACCTTCCGGTACCGGATGAAGAAGATCGGTGAGGTCGTGGACCTCGACGATCCGGACGTGCGGCTCGCGCTGCTGGCCCAGCTGGTGACGCTGAAATGGGCGTGA